Proteins encoded in a region of the Mucilaginibacter sabulilitoris genome:
- a CDS encoding Dabb family protein — protein sequence MNTNRRKFITTTAALAAGTIAASAMSSSDHQKEEFPIVHHVFFWLKNPGSTEDRDKLVAGVKTLSKIETIKKLRVGVVASTEKRDVVDNSWAVSELMFFSDLAGQATYQTHPIHLEFIKNCSHLWEKVIVYDAIDV from the coding sequence ATGAATACAAACCGACGCAAATTTATAACCACAACCGCCGCTCTTGCAGCCGGCACTATAGCAGCATCCGCCATGTCATCATCAGATCATCAAAAAGAAGAATTTCCGATAGTACATCACGTGTTTTTCTGGCTTAAAAACCCAGGGTCGACCGAAGACCGCGATAAACTGGTAGCCGGTGTGAAAACGTTATCAAAAATTGAAACCATAAAAAAACTGCGTGTAGGTGTTGTAGCCAGTACCGAAAAACGCGATGTGGTTGACAACAGTTGGGCCGTATCTGAACTCATGTTCTTTAGCGACCTTGCCGGACAAGCCACCTATCAAACCCACCCTATACACCTGGAGTTTATAAAAAACTGCAGTCACCTGTGGG